Proteins encoded in a region of the Haloarcula sp. CBA1129 genome:
- the malQ gene encoding 4-alpha-glucanotransferase: MQFERQSGVFLHQTSLPGPHGIGDLGAGARAFVDFLDRADQSLWQFCPLGPTASIHGNSPYQSSSAFAGNPLLVDLRDLVDRGYLTEAAIEPSDDLSQQHVKYDRVTEFKTGRLRDAYATFDESASDADQQSFAEFCERESGWLDDYALFTALKAEFDDAGWMDWPDDIRTREPAAMERYRDELAADIRYHKFVQWCFDSQWQALAEYAAERDIGLVGDLPIYVGLDSADVWAYPEVFRLDDDHQPAEVAGVPPNPGDDGQRWGNPVYDWDALRANDYGWWVDRFERLFDLVDIARIDHFKGFDEFWSIPAEAEDPAAGQWRDGPGAHFFETVRDRLGELPFFVEDLGFLDESIVALRDEFGFPGMRVPQYADWCEEGHMYQPMHYPEQSVGYTSTHDTDTLAGYYRDLSDRQRDCLHYNLGTDGDRINWDLIEAVWNSNAVVAMTTMQDLLGLDSDARFNVPGTATGNWEWRVPADDLDDDIAERLRQVTDRTIR; the protein is encoded by the coding sequence ATGCAATTCGAACGGCAGAGCGGGGTGTTTCTCCACCAGACGTCGCTCCCGGGGCCACACGGCATCGGTGACCTCGGTGCCGGCGCGCGGGCGTTCGTCGACTTCCTCGATCGGGCGGACCAGTCGCTATGGCAGTTCTGTCCCCTCGGTCCCACAGCGAGCATCCACGGGAACTCCCCGTATCAGTCGTCGTCCGCCTTCGCCGGAAACCCGCTGCTCGTCGATCTCCGCGACCTCGTCGACCGTGGCTATCTCACAGAGGCTGCCATCGAACCGTCGGACGATCTCTCCCAACAGCACGTCAAATACGACCGCGTGACCGAGTTCAAGACGGGTCGGCTCCGGGACGCGTACGCGACCTTCGACGAGAGCGCAAGCGACGCGGACCAGCAGTCGTTCGCCGAGTTCTGCGAGCGCGAATCGGGGTGGCTGGACGACTACGCGCTGTTTACGGCGCTGAAAGCCGAGTTCGACGATGCCGGCTGGATGGACTGGCCGGACGATATCAGGACGCGTGAGCCAGCGGCCATGGAGCGATACCGGGACGAACTGGCCGCGGACATCCGCTATCACAAGTTCGTCCAGTGGTGTTTCGACAGCCAGTGGCAGGCGCTGGCCGAGTATGCGGCCGAGCGGGACATTGGCCTCGTCGGCGACCTCCCCATCTACGTGGGCCTCGACTCGGCGGACGTCTGGGCGTACCCGGAGGTGTTCCGCCTCGACGACGACCACCAGCCAGCAGAGGTGGCTGGCGTCCCACCCAATCCCGGCGACGACGGCCAGCGGTGGGGGAATCCAGTGTATGACTGGGACGCCCTCCGCGCGAACGACTACGGCTGGTGGGTCGACCGCTTCGAGCGACTGTTCGACCTCGTCGATATCGCCCGCATCGACCACTTCAAGGGCTTCGACGAGTTCTGGTCGATCCCGGCCGAGGCCGAGGACCCGGCCGCCGGCCAGTGGCGCGACGGCCCCGGCGCACACTTCTTCGAGACGGTCAGAGACAGGCTCGGCGAACTCCCGTTTTTCGTCGAGGACTTGGGCTTTCTCGACGAGAGCATCGTCGCGCTCCGGGACGAGTTCGGTTTCCCCGGCATGCGAGTGCCGCAGTACGCCGACTGGTGTGAAGAGGGCCATATGTACCAGCCGATGCATTACCCCGAGCAGTCCGTCGGCTACACCTCGACCCACGATACAGACACTCTCGCCGGATACTACCGTGACCTTTCGGACCGGCAACGGGACTGCCTTCACTACAACCTCGGCACTGACGGCGACCGGATCAACTGGGACCTCATCGAGGCGGTATGGAACTCGAATGCAGTCGTCGCAATGACCACAATGCAGGACCTGCTCGGCCTCGACAGCGACGCCCGGTTCAACGTCCCCGGCACGGCGACCGGAAACTGGGAGTGGCGAGTGCCCGCCGATGACCTTGACGACGACATCGCCGAGCGCCTTCGTCAGGTCACCGACAGGACAATCCGCTGA
- a CDS encoding translation initiation factor eIF-2B — MINETVRQIEEMETQSSSIAAVKAAKALRELTDRECHTVEDFLRVVERNSSALQRANRSHAPLYTTQQRIVSDLKDADPDSVSAAKERLLDTIDEVVTEIETSKDRAAERAATLIDDGDVLVTHENSSTVTATLMAALDDGKEFHLYARESRPHFLGRRTARQLADRDGADVTLIVDGAAGHYLSEADRVFVGMNCLIDDVVYNRIGTLPLAATANEMDVPVTVVGTSSKFIGSGFTFRNTFRQGSDVMLEPPEGFDIGNPGYDATPTRLLDTVVTEDGILQF, encoded by the coding sequence ATGATAAACGAGACCGTGCGGCAGATCGAGGAAATGGAGACACAGAGTTCCTCGATTGCCGCCGTGAAAGCTGCCAAGGCACTCCGCGAACTGACCGACCGCGAGTGCCACACGGTCGAGGACTTCCTCCGCGTGGTCGAGCGCAACAGCAGCGCGCTCCAGCGAGCGAACCGCTCGCACGCACCGCTATACACCACACAGCAACGTATCGTCTCGGACCTGAAAGACGCCGACCCCGACTCTGTCTCGGCGGCCAAGGAGCGACTGCTCGACACAATCGACGAGGTCGTCACGGAAATCGAGACCAGCAAGGACCGCGCAGCGGAGCGGGCGGCGACGCTCATCGACGATGGCGACGTACTGGTGACTCACGAGAACTCCTCGACAGTGACGGCGACGCTCATGGCGGCGCTTGACGATGGGAAAGAGTTCCACCTATACGCGAGAGAGTCGCGGCCGCATTTCTTAGGCCGTCGAACCGCCCGCCAGTTGGCCGACCGGGACGGAGCCGACGTGACGCTCATTGTCGATGGGGCGGCAGGTCACTACCTTTCGGAAGCCGACCGCGTCTTCGTCGGCATGAACTGCCTCATCGACGACGTGGTGTACAACCGCATCGGAACGTTGCCGCTGGCCGCAACGGCCAACGAGATGGATGTCCCCGTGACCGTCGTCGGGACATCGTCGAAGTTCATCGGCAGCGGCTTCACATTCAGAAACACGTTCCGGCAAGGCTCAGACGTGATGCTGGAACCGCCGGAGGGGTTCGACATCGGGAACCCGGGCTACGACGCGACGCCGACCCGCCTGCTCGATACGGTCGTCACAGAGGACGGCATTCTGCAGTTCTGA
- a CDS encoding FAD-dependent oxidoreductase — MAIETDVLVVGGGATGAGVARDLSLRGVDVTLVERDGLTSGTSGRSHGLLHSGARYAEADRVGAEECITENRILKDIAGACIRDTGGLFVQLAGDDPDYFEAKRAACAEIGIPVETLDADTARERVPDLTADVERAFEVPDAVIYPSRLVAANAADARDHGADIHPHAPVEDVLVADGQVTGVQVGGTVGDTIEADYVVSATGAWAGEFAAMADLDVEMQPTRGVMVSIEYNDLGPVLNRCRDPDDGDIVVPHEREAVLGTTSVPVRDPDEYETEQWEIEESIAECAAMLPPVADAPEVRTWWGVRPLYAPDEDERGGRGISRGFFLLDHTDDGVDNMASIVGGKLTTYRQMAEATADLVCDALGVDADCRTADQTLPNVDDPKQLDALVAEFDGQGPTDEDVVESA, encoded by the coding sequence ATGGCAATTGAGACCGATGTCCTCGTCGTCGGTGGTGGTGCGACCGGCGCTGGCGTCGCTCGTGACCTCTCCCTCCGGGGCGTCGACGTGACACTCGTCGAGCGTGACGGGCTGACAAGTGGCACCTCCGGGCGCTCGCACGGGCTGCTCCACAGCGGTGCCCGCTACGCCGAGGCAGACCGGGTCGGTGCCGAGGAATGCATCACCGAAAACCGGATACTCAAGGATATCGCCGGGGCCTGTATCCGTGACACCGGTGGGTTGTTCGTCCAGCTTGCCGGGGACGACCCCGACTACTTCGAGGCCAAGCGGGCGGCCTGTGCGGAGATCGGCATTCCCGTCGAGACGCTGGACGCCGATACAGCCCGTGAGCGAGTGCCCGACCTCACTGCCGACGTCGAACGCGCGTTCGAAGTTCCCGACGCCGTCATCTACCCGTCGCGGCTCGTCGCCGCAAACGCCGCCGACGCGCGCGACCACGGCGCAGACATCCATCCACATGCGCCCGTGGAAGACGTGCTCGTAGCGGACGGACAGGTAACCGGCGTACAGGTCGGCGGGACAGTTGGCGACACTATCGAGGCCGACTACGTCGTCAGCGCGACCGGTGCATGGGCGGGCGAGTTCGCCGCGATGGCCGACCTCGATGTCGAGATGCAACCGACACGGGGCGTGATGGTCTCCATCGAGTACAACGACCTCGGACCGGTGCTCAACCGCTGTCGGGACCCCGACGATGGCGATATCGTCGTGCCACACGAGCGCGAGGCCGTTCTCGGAACGACGAGCGTCCCCGTCCGCGACCCGGACGAGTACGAGACGGAGCAGTGGGAAATCGAGGAGAGTATCGCGGAGTGTGCGGCGATGCTGCCCCCAGTTGCAGATGCGCCCGAGGTCCGGACTTGGTGGGGTGTTCGGCCGCTCTACGCACCAGACGAGGACGAGCGGGGCGGCCGCGGGATCTCGCGAGGCTTCTTTCTGCTCGACCACACTGACGACGGCGTCGACAACATGGCGAGCATCGTCGGCGGCAAGCTGACCACCTACCGGCAGATGGCCGAGGCGACGGCAGACCTCGTCTGTGACGCCCTCGGCGTCGACGCCGACTGCCGGACTGCAGACCAGACGCTCCCCAACGTCGACGATCCGAAGCAGTTGGACGCACTCGTGGCCGAGTTCGACGGTCAGGGGCCGACCGATGAAGACGTGGTCGAGTCGGCGTAA
- a CDS encoding SDR family oxidoreductase, whose product MSDESAADDHDAQRLAGDVAIVTGASSGIGEATAEALADAGASVVLAARRAEELEDLADRIESAGGDALVVPTDVTDEGDIDSLVDATTDEYGRIDILVNNAGVMLLEPLERADRSNLRQMVEVNLLGLMNLTHAVLPVMQEQESGHIVNVSSVAGRRASADSSGYNATKFGVNAFTEAVRQEVTTQGIRTTVIEPGAVDTELATHVPDEQVLERFAEMDLPMLHPDDIARGIVYATSQPARVDVNELLIRPTGQDI is encoded by the coding sequence ATGTCAGACGAATCTGCGGCAGACGACCACGACGCACAGCGACTTGCAGGCGACGTTGCGATTGTAACCGGCGCGTCATCGGGAATCGGTGAGGCGACCGCTGAGGCGCTGGCTGACGCGGGCGCGAGTGTTGTACTCGCGGCCCGCCGCGCTGAGGAACTGGAGGATCTGGCGGACCGGATCGAGTCGGCCGGCGGGGATGCACTGGTTGTGCCGACCGACGTGACCGACGAAGGCGACATCGACTCGCTGGTCGACGCGACGACCGACGAGTACGGTCGCATCGACATCCTCGTCAACAACGCCGGCGTCATGCTGCTCGAACCGCTGGAACGGGCAGATCGCTCGAACCTCCGGCAGATGGTCGAGGTGAACCTGCTCGGGCTGATGAACCTCACTCATGCGGTGCTTCCGGTCATGCAAGAACAGGAGAGCGGCCACATCGTCAACGTCTCCTCCGTCGCGGGCCGCCGAGCCTCGGCCGATTCGAGCGGCTACAACGCGACAAAGTTCGGGGTGAACGCGTTCACTGAAGCGGTCCGGCAGGAAGTGACGACACAGGGCATCCGGACGACAGTTATCGAACCGGGTGCCGTCGATACGGAGCTCGCGACACACGTTCCGGACGAGCAGGTGCTTGAGCGGTTCGCGGAGATGGACCTCCCGATGCTCCACCCCGACGACATCGCTCGTGGCATCGTGTACGCGACGAGTCAGCCCGCTCGCGTAGACGTGAACGAACTTCTGATCAGGCCGACCGGTCAGGATATCTGA
- a CDS encoding helix-turn-helix domain-containing protein, whose amino-acid sequence MAIVAEILLADETLPLVGVADSIPSGELSISNAVGLEDGKLLLTVSVDAGSRDAFERELDARSQVTDAAEIGQTADGWFYKVVVDSAPNLIASHDPEEFEGVAMDATVTGDGIREQKVFSDYDAFSALQDRCAVNDIPLELLNIASDPENPGERDQFGLTDRQYRAMSVALSSGYYDSPRRCSTAELADKLDVSAAAASDLLRRAEKQLISSTVGPDQFRNALVQ is encoded by the coding sequence ATGGCCATCGTTGCTGAAATCCTCCTCGCGGACGAGACGCTGCCGCTGGTCGGCGTGGCGGATTCGATTCCGAGCGGCGAACTCTCGATTTCGAACGCCGTCGGCCTCGAAGACGGAAAGCTACTGCTTACAGTTAGCGTCGACGCTGGCTCCCGCGACGCCTTCGAGCGCGAACTCGACGCACGGTCACAGGTCACCGACGCGGCGGAGATCGGACAGACGGCCGATGGCTGGTTCTACAAGGTGGTCGTCGACAGCGCACCGAACCTCATCGCGTCACACGACCCGGAGGAGTTCGAGGGCGTGGCGATGGACGCGACGGTCACCGGCGACGGGATACGGGAGCAGAAGGTGTTCTCGGATTACGACGCGTTCAGCGCGCTGCAAGACAGGTGTGCGGTCAACGACATCCCACTCGAACTACTGAACATCGCTTCGGACCCCGAGAACCCCGGCGAGCGCGACCAGTTCGGGCTCACGGATAGGCAGTATCGGGCGATGTCTGTCGCTCTCTCGTCGGGATACTACGACTCACCGCGTCGGTGTTCGACGGCGGAACTCGCCGACAAGCTTGATGTGTCGGCTGCCGCGGCGTCCGATCTCCTGCGTCGGGCTGAAAAACAGCTCATCAGTTCGACGGTCGGTCCCGACCAGTTCCGGAACGCCCTCGTGCAGTAG